The DNA window TGCGGTTGCCGCCCCCGCCCCGGGGCCTTGCCCGTGCCGGCGTGTCAGAGGCGGTGCGGGCCGTCGTAGTAGCCGCCCACCTGACGGTGGTAGTCCGCGTCGCCGAGGTGCCTGTCCTTGTCGAACTCCGGAGCGTTCTTGATCTGCTCCTTCGTCCGGCCGACATAGATCTTCTGGTCGTCCGCGTCGATCCGGCTCACCGTGCCCGCGGGAAGGAGGACTTCCTTGCCGAAGATCCACGGACCGGTGTCGACCACGATGTACGCGGAACCGACCTCGTCGGAGTGCTTGTCGACCTTGCCGATGGAGCCGTCCGTCGCCTCGACCTTGTAGCCCGTCAGATCGGCGCCGGCCAGATGGCCGGACGTCTCGCCGTAACCCCACACGTTCTCAGACATACGAAAACCACTCCCTTAAAGCTGAAAACCCAGCGGCCGCTCGACCCTCAAAAGACTGGGATGAGCAACCTTGCCGAAAGGCCGCCTGCCCCGCCGAATCGGTCTCACGCACCTGGACCCGAAATTTCCTCCGCGGGTGGTGCTTCATACCCAAAGAGCCGGTTGGGGCGGCCACCGTCATGGCCAGTTTTGGGTCGGAGACATGCGTGTGGCCCGCCCCCTCGAAGGAGGGCGGGCCACACGCCACATCACCGCAGATCAGCCGCTATCTGCCTACCAGCGGTACCAACGGCCGCTGCTGCCCTTCGGGCGGGCGACGAAACCGATCAGCCAAATCACCAGCACCGCGATGGCGACCCACCAAAGGATCTTCACCGCGAAACCGGCACCGAACAGAATCAGAGCGAGCAGAAGAACGAGAAGCAGGGGAACCATAGTTATCAACCTCCGAGGAACCGAATGCCCCTGCGATTCCAGACCATGCACGACTTCTTACCCGTTTCTTATCCGCCCAGCTGGGAAGCCGAGTCCGCCCACCGTATCGAGCCGCCGCCGGTCTGAGACGGCTGAGCGGCCGTACCGGGCCCGCCGTTCCGGCACGAGCCGCGCACCGCGGGCCCGGCTCGCACCCGAGGAAGTCGGCCTGGAAGGCGTCGGGGGACGGTCAGCGTTCCAGGGGGTGCGGGGTCGCCAGGATGCGTTCTGCGAGACCGCCCCGCACGGCTGCCGCCGGAGAGCTCTGCGGCTTGCGGGCGGCCTGGTCGCGGAAGCAGGCCAGGAACTCGTCCGCGAGGCCCTCGCGCGGGTACCGGGCCAGGACCTCCGCCCGGAATCCGGCGGTGAAGTCGTCCGCGTTCCGCCCCGAGATGTCCACACCGGTGGCCCGCTCCAGCAGGTGGCCCTCCGGGTCCTCCCGCACGTCCACCGAGTCCCACATGTGCCGCACGATCACGTCGGACAGCCGCTTCCGCCGCTCCACCGGCCACCCCGCCCCGGCGCCGAACACCCAGGCCACGTGCCCGCCGGCCTCGTCGAACGCGACGGTGTGGCTGTCGAACTCCGGGGCCAGCCCGATGTCGTGGAGCAGCGCGGCCACGTACAGCAGCTCCGCGTCGTGCTCGATGCCCCGGTCCGCGGCGTACGCGGAGGCCCATACGTAGGACCGTACCGAGTGGTTGAGCAGAGCCGGGGTGCAGTAGGCGGTGGCGACTTCGAGGGCGGCGGCGCAGGCGGCGCTGTCGGGTACGGTCAGCGCGTCGAGCGGCTTGTGGAGAGTCATGGCGCCGAGTATGCCGACCTCTCTCGGTCACCTCGATTCATTTCGATCACCGTGCCCGTCAGGGGACATCGGTCACGAACGGAGCCCCCGCTCTCCACGCAAGCGGGTGCCCGAACGAACCTCCGCACGGGAACCGGCGCGCGGGTCCTGTCGCCGGGCGCCCCCGGAAAGTATGATCAAGCAATGTCCGACACGACCGAAACCACACCCGGCTGGCTGAGCAAGGACGAGCTGGAGACGGCCAGGGCGCGCATGCCGATCCTGTACGTCGAAGCCGTCCCCGTACGCGTGGATGACAGTGGCGAGGTGACCAGCATCGGCCTGCTGCTGCGCATCGGTCCGGACGGAACGGTCAGCCGTACCCTGGTGTCCGGGCGCGTCCTGCACCATGAGCGGGTCCGTGACGCACTGCTGCGCCACCTGGAGAAGGATCTCGGTGCCGTGGCCCTGCCGCGCGTCCCCGCCTCCCTGCAGCCCTTCACGGTTGCCGAGTACTTCCCCACGGCGGGCGTCACCTCCTACCACGACCCGCGCCAGCACGCGGTGTCCCTCGCCTACCTCGTACCGGTGGCCGGCGACTGCCGCCCCCGGCAGGACGCTCTGGACCTGGTCTGGTTCAGTCCGCAGGAGGCGGTCTCCCCGGCCGTGCAGAGCGAAATGCCGGGCGGGCACGGCGTGTTGCTCAAGCAGGCGCTCGCGCACGCCGGGTACGTGTACTGAGATCCCCGTCGGCACTTCCTCCCGGCGTCGGGCGGTCGGGTGTCGGCCTGGGCGGCCTCACGGTCCGTCCATGAGGCCGCGCGCGAGGCCGGACACCCGGGGCCGGCGGCGGGTCAGGCGGGTGCCGGCTCCTGGTTGCGGTCGAGGGCTTTGGCCAGCCGGACGGCCTGCGTGACCAGGCGGGACCGTCCGCCGCGAGCCGCGACGGCGGCGAGGCCGGCCGGGTGCGGGGAGGCTGCCGCGGACTCCTCCACGCAGTCGGCGGCCATCTCGAGGAGGTCGCCGGTGCCGCGCGGGTCGGCCGTACCGGTGAGCAGGGCGGGCAGGGCGGCCGCGAGGACGGACCAGATCGTCGTGCAGGCGCCGGTCGCGGCGGCGGTGCGCAGCGAGTCGGCGAGCCGGTTGGGCTTGACCGTGCCCAGGGTCAGCTGCTCCCCCAGGTCGCAGCCGAGGCGTACGGCGTCCAGTTCGCCGCGGGCGGCGAGGGCGAGGAGGGCATCGACGGCTCTCAGCCGGTCTTCCGCGTGCCGGGCGCCCAGTCCGGTGGCGACGGCGAGGTGGAGCGCCGGGCCGGCCGGGCCTCCGGCAGCCGCGAGCAGGGGCAGCACGGTGGTCCCGCCCCGGTCCTCGTGGAGCGCGCAGGAGGTGATGGCCGGGAGCGACCAGGCGGCCAGGGTCTCCCGGTCCTCGGGGAGGGTGGCGACCAGGGCGGCGTCGTCCCCGCCGTCCCAGCAGCGGCCGGTCGCCGTGCGGGGCTGTCCCAACTCCCGGAACGGCTTGGGGAACCGGCGCATGACGGTGGGGCGCTCCCCGGTGTCCAGGGTGAGGTGCTCGGGCCACACGTCGTAGTGGCGGGACACGGCCGGCGCGGTGCGGCGGGTGACGGCGGCGGGCGCGCCGTCCTCGCCGAGCCAGGCCGCGAGCCGGTCTCCCTCGGGTGTGCCCAGGGCGGCCGCACCGGGGATGGCGGTGGGGTCGCGGCGGGTCCGCAGCAGGGCCTGCGCGAAGTCCGCCGGGCCGGGGGCCTCGCCGAGCCGTGCGTACGCGGCGAGGCGCTCGATCAGGGTGTGGGGGTCCAGGGAGCCGCTCGTATGGGTGGGGAAGGCGAGCAGGAAGGGCAGCGGCCGGCCGGCGATGTGCCGTGCCGCCTCGGCCACGCGGGCGTGGGCGGCGACGGAGAACGCGGGGTGGTGGCAGCTGCTGCGCCAGGACACGAGCGCCGGCTGGGGCGGGTGGGCCGGATCCGCGGGACGCGCGTCCAGGACGATGGCGGCGACGTGTTCGATGCCGGGCAGGTCGCCGGTGTAGTGAAAGGACCGTTCGGGGTCGAGCCACCAGCGTCCGGCCAGCGCGGGACGCAGCGCTGCCGCGAGGGCCGCCCGGTCCCGGCGGGCGTGTCGGACGAGGCCGTCGAGGGCGCGTTCGAACTCCTCGACGTTCGTGGTGCGGGAGTTGACCACCGCGGCGACGAGCTCCACGGTCTCCTCGACGCTCTCCGGGGCCGGTTCGATCGGCACCTGGGCCGGGGGCGGCGGAAGGATCTCCCGGTAGGGGGCGGCGTCGGCGGGCGCGGCGTCCGGGCCGAGGACCTCCACGGCCCGCGCCCGGTGCAGGGGGCTCAACAGGTGGGCGCATGCGGCGAGTGCGGCGTGCACCTCCGGGTCGGCGACCAGATGCGCGGCGACGAGCTTCAGGGCCCGTTCCTGGATGTCGGTGTCGGTGTGTCCGAAGGCCTCGCCGAGTACGGGCAGCAGCTCGGGCGCCGCGGCCGGTTCGCGGACCAGCTCCCGGCCGAGCAGCACCAGTTGGGCGCGGACCAGCTTCTTCTCGGGCCGGAAGAGGACGGTCAGGGACATTTCGGCCAGCAGGCGGGGGGCGAGACCGCCGGCTGCGGCGAGCCGGGCCAAGGCCTGCTGGGCGTGCCCGGCGACGGCGGACGGGGCGTCGGCGGCCAGCGCGATCCAGTCCGCGGCACGCTCCCGCTCCTCCTCCGCGGTCGGTTGCAGGGCCTGCAGGATCGCGAGGTACGGCTTGAGGTGGGGGGCGGTGCCGCCGCGCAGCAGCCGGGCCGTGCACCCGTCCAGGAGGGCGGTGCGGTCGACCAGGCCCTCCCCGGCGAGGGTGGCGAGCGCGGTCGGCCAGTGGTGCGGGCCGGCGGGCTCGCGCGACCAGTTGAGCGAGCTGACCGGCTCGGCGGTCTCGAAGAGGCGCGGGACGAGCTCGGCGGTGTACGGGTCGCCGCGCAAGGAGTCGACGAGGGGGGTGCCGGAGGCGGGCAGGGACGTGGCCCAGCCTTCGAGGCAGCCGTCGGTGGTCGGCATCGCGCATCCGGCGAGGCCGACGAGCTCGCGGATCAGCGGGTAGTCCTGCTCCGCGGTCGCGGCCCGCGCGGCGAGCCGGTGGGCCAGGTCGCCCAGCCACTGCGGCTGCCGGTCGGACAGGACGTCGAGCAGGGGGCCGGCCGGGAGTTCCCGCCAGCGGCGCAGGTCACGGGCGGCGATCCAGGAAGCCGCGGCCGCCGCACCGGTGGTGCATCCGGCGCCGGCGACGATCAGGGCCGGGCTCACCAGGTCCCGTTCCCGCCAGTTCTCCCAGCCCTGGGCGCGCAGGTCGGCCCGCAGCGCCTTCAGCTCGGCGAGCAGCTCCCGGCGCTGCACCGGGTCGAGGGGTTTCAGCAGTCCCGGCAGGTCGGCTGGGCGTCCGGCGCGGACGGCGGCGAGGATCCTCCGCGCGGGGGCGTCGGGCTGCGGGGCGGGGGCGGTGGTCTCCTGGGTGGCGGCGTTCATCGTGCGGCTCCGGCGGGGGTGGTGGTGTGCGGGGTGTCGGGGTGGGTTCGCGAACTGGGCGCCGGGCCCGGATGTGTGGCTGCCCGCCGTGCCATGCGGGTGGCGAGGGCGTGCTTGCAGGGCCCCCGCCGGCCGCGGTAGTCGGCCCACCACTGGCAGGTGCAGCTGAGGGCGCCGCCGGTGCCGCGGACCTGGTAGCGGCGGTCCCCGGAGGCGACGACGGCGGCCCCGCCGTCCAGGGTGACGCCGCCCTGAGCCAGCAGCGCGCGGGCGGCGACCAGGCGCGGGTTGTGTCGTTCCGCGCGACGGGCGTCGTAGGGCAGTTCGCGGTGGAAGTAGGCGGCTTCGGCGAGGTCGTAGCCGACGCGGCCGCCCGTGCCGAGGTGAGTGAGGGCTGCCCGTACGCGCTCCACGGGCAGCCCGGACTGCTCGGCGAGGTCGGCCGGGTCGATGCGCGGCTCCCAGGCCAGCAGCACGGAGATCAGGTCGGCGTCCTCGGCCGCCGTGTCCGTGGCAAGGGCCTCCAGGACGCCGCCCTCGCCGGAGAACCCGCGGTCGGGCTCCGGGGAGAGGGTGAGCGTGAGCCGCATGCCGGGCAGCCCGACCTCCCAGGCGGAGGCGGTGGGTCCGGCGCCGTCGGCCGCGGGCCCGTACACGCGCAGGCCGGTAGCGTTGCGCAGGACCCGCTGGAGGGCGGCGAGCCGGTCCGGTCCGGGCAGGCAGACCGCGCCGGGCACGGGGCGGGTGGTGGGGCGCAGCGTACGGCCCGCGGGGACCACCCACAGGGCGGCGCTCGCGGCGCCGCCGGCCGCGGGGGTGCGCGGGAGCGAGCGCAGGAAGCGTACGGCTTCGGCGGCGGTGAGTTCGGCGCGCAGGTCGAAGCCGGTGGTGATGGCCTGGGACTCGGCGAAACCGCGCAGCCAGCGGTCCGGGAGCGGCACCTTCTTCTCGACGACCGGACCGTCGAGGGTGGTGACGGTCAGCTCGTCGGGGCCGACGCGCAGGTGCAGCGGGTCGTCGCCGGTCAGGCGGGACAGGGCCTCGCGCAGCGGGTTGTTGACGTCAACGTTGGTGGTGCCGTGGCCGGTGTCGGCGCCGCCGAGTCCCTCGGGGAGCACGTCGAGCCGGGCGTACACCCCGCAGCACCCGGAGAAGGACTCGAAGCGCAGCCGGTCGCCGTTGCCCGTGACGACCGGGTCGAGGGAGGCCCGCAGGGTTCGCCGGTAGTAGCGGGCGGCGGCCACGTCGGCGACGGCCAGCAGGGCGCGGGCAGCGGCCTGGGGGCTGTTCAGGAACCCGGCGAAGAACTGGGGGTGGGCCTCGGCGCCGGCGGGCGTCAGGCCGCCCGCGGTCTCCAGACCGAGCATCCGTCCCGTACCGGCGGTGGTCAGCGAGGATGAGCGCGCGTAGGCGAAGGTGTGTGCGGTTCGCGTCATGATCGGAACGCTAAGCGGGACCACTGACAACGCCGGCGCGCTCCGCGAGCCCCGCCGGCTGCCGGGGCACGCGGGAGCCGCTGCCTGAGGAACCGTCAAGCGCGCGGCGGGCCTTGGGCGATGGTCCGGGCGGCGGCGAACTCCGCGAGGTAGGCCTGTTCGGCCTCGTCGAGGTATCCGTAGGCGTCGTCGCCGACGGGGATCCGCAGGGGCGTGTCGGTGTCTGATCCGACGATGTCCAGGACCCGCGCGGCGAAGTCCTCGGGGTTGCCGGTCTCGGGGTTCTCCGCGAGGCCGCGGGCGCCTTCGAGCATCTCCCGGTTGGTGACGTCGTAGGCGGGGACCCGGGCACGGGCCTCGGCCATGGCGGTCCCGTAGCGGGTGGCGAACATGCCGGGTTCGAGGACGGTGACGCGGATGTCGTGGGGTGCGGCCTCGACGGCCAGGGCCTGGCTCATGCCTTCCAGGGCGTGCTTCCCGGCTCCGTAGGCGGCGAGGCCCGGGAAGGCCATACGGCCGACGACGGAGGAGACATTGACGATGTGCCCGTGCCCCTGGGCCCGCATCAACGGCAGGACCAGGCGGATCAGCCGCCACGGG is part of the Streptomyces subrutilus genome and encodes:
- a CDS encoding PRC-barrel domain-containing protein, which translates into the protein MSENVWGYGETSGHLAGADLTGYKVEATDGSIGKVDKHSDEVGSAYIVVDTGPWIFGKEVLLPAGTVSRIDADDQKIYVGRTKEQIKNAPEFDKDRHLGDADYHRQVGGYYDGPHRL
- a CDS encoding hydrophobic protein, translated to MVPLLLVLLLALILFGAGFAVKILWWVAIAVLVIWLIGFVARPKGSSGRWYRW
- a CDS encoding HD domain-containing protein; amino-acid sequence: MTLHKPLDALTVPDSAACAAALEVATAYCTPALLNHSVRSYVWASAYAADRGIEHDAELLYVAALLHDIGLAPEFDSHTVAFDEAGGHVAWVFGAGAGWPVERRKRLSDVIVRHMWDSVDVREDPEGHLLERATGVDISGRNADDFTAGFRAEVLARYPREGLADEFLACFRDQAARKPQSSPAAAVRGGLAERILATPHPLER
- a CDS encoding NUDIX hydrolase family protein translates to MSDTTETTPGWLSKDELETARARMPILYVEAVPVRVDDSGEVTSIGLLLRIGPDGTVSRTLVSGRVLHHERVRDALLRHLEKDLGAVALPRVPASLQPFTVAEYFPTAGVTSYHDPRQHAVSLAYLVPVAGDCRPRQDALDLVWFSPQEAVSPAVQSEMPGGHGVLLKQALAHAGYVY
- a CDS encoding DUF6493 family protein — its product is MNAATQETTAPAPQPDAPARRILAAVRAGRPADLPGLLKPLDPVQRRELLAELKALRADLRAQGWENWRERDLVSPALIVAGAGCTTGAAAAASWIAARDLRRWRELPAGPLLDVLSDRQPQWLGDLAHRLAARAATAEQDYPLIRELVGLAGCAMPTTDGCLEGWATSLPASGTPLVDSLRGDPYTAELVPRLFETAEPVSSLNWSREPAGPHHWPTALATLAGEGLVDRTALLDGCTARLLRGGTAPHLKPYLAILQALQPTAEEERERAADWIALAADAPSAVAGHAQQALARLAAAGGLAPRLLAEMSLTVLFRPEKKLVRAQLVLLGRELVREPAAAPELLPVLGEAFGHTDTDIQERALKLVAAHLVADPEVHAALAACAHLLSPLHRARAVEVLGPDAAPADAAPYREILPPPPAQVPIEPAPESVEETVELVAAVVNSRTTNVEEFERALDGLVRHARRDRAALAAALRPALAGRWWLDPERSFHYTGDLPGIEHVAAIVLDARPADPAHPPQPALVSWRSSCHHPAFSVAAHARVAEAARHIAGRPLPFLLAFPTHTSGSLDPHTLIERLAAYARLGEAPGPADFAQALLRTRRDPTAIPGAAALGTPEGDRLAAWLGEDGAPAAVTRRTAPAVSRHYDVWPEHLTLDTGERPTVMRRFPKPFRELGQPRTATGRCWDGGDDAALVATLPEDRETLAAWSLPAITSCALHEDRGGTTVLPLLAAAGGPAGPALHLAVATGLGARHAEDRLRAVDALLALAARGELDAVRLGCDLGEQLTLGTVKPNRLADSLRTAAATGACTTIWSVLAAALPALLTGTADPRGTGDLLEMAADCVEESAAASPHPAGLAAVAARGGRSRLVTQAVRLAKALDRNQEPAPA
- a CDS encoding SWIM zinc finger family protein; translated protein: MTRTAHTFAYARSSSLTTAGTGRMLGLETAGGLTPAGAEAHPQFFAGFLNSPQAAARALLAVADVAAARYYRRTLRASLDPVVTGNGDRLRFESFSGCCGVYARLDVLPEGLGGADTGHGTTNVDVNNPLREALSRLTGDDPLHLRVGPDELTVTTLDGPVVEKKVPLPDRWLRGFAESQAITTGFDLRAELTAAEAVRFLRSLPRTPAAGGAASAALWVVPAGRTLRPTTRPVPGAVCLPGPDRLAALQRVLRNATGLRVYGPAADGAGPTASAWEVGLPGMRLTLTLSPEPDRGFSGEGGVLEALATDTAAEDADLISVLLAWEPRIDPADLAEQSGLPVERVRAALTHLGTGGRVGYDLAEAAYFHRELPYDARRAERHNPRLVAARALLAQGGVTLDGGAAVVASGDRRYQVRGTGGALSCTCQWWADYRGRRGPCKHALATRMARRAATHPGPAPSSRTHPDTPHTTTPAGAAR
- a CDS encoding SDR family oxidoreductase — protein: MARRWLVTGCSSGLGQALAVAAARAGDELAVTARKTADLSELAAAWPGRIIPVPLELRDADSCAEAVRTAADRLGGIDVLVNNAGAGLFGAVEEVSDTELRDQLETLVVGPWRLIRLVLPLMRAQGHGHIVNVSSVVGRMAFPGLAAYGAGKHALEGMSQALAVEAAPHDIRVTVLEPGMFATRYGTAMAEARARVPAYDVTNREMLEGARGLAENPETGNPEDFAARVLDIVGSDTDTPLRIPVGDDAYGYLDEAEQAYLAEFAAARTIAQGPPRA